Below is a window of Pseudodesulfovibrio sp. 5S69 DNA.
TTGGGAGTCCCTCCGACATTCGTCCCTATACAAGGCTTCCCGGTTGCCATCGCTTCCAAAAAAACCCTTGCGACTCCTTCCGTTCTTGAAGGCAGCACTAAAGCCGTACATTTTCCTATATACTGAGCGACTTCCTCGTAATTAACAGGATTGTGTATCTCAACATTTCCTATTTCGGCTGCTCTGGCTACCCAACTACTTCTTTCTGGCTCTCTACAATGCCCCATAACAAGCAATCTTGTTGTAGGGAAATCTTTTTGAATCAACGAAAATGCTTTCAATAAAATATCAACACCTTTCAGATAAAATGGAAACCCCAAGCAATACAGGTAATTATCATCTTCATTAGATGGCAAAAAAATACTTGTTGGAACGTAGTCATGGAACATGACTATTTTCTTATTCTTTATAACAGAATACCACTCTTCAAACTGCTCATTATCCAATAATTTAACGCAATCTGATGACATAAGAGAAATATTACCTATTAAATTGTATAACTTTCTCTTTATCAACCCAACACGCTTACCACTGAGGCGGGCAGCTTTTGCATCTTTGATATGTCCATTGACTTCGACGATAAGTTTTGCACCAGTAAAGAACTTAACGACTGCACCAATTATCCCCAATGTCAGCGGGTCATAACTGATAATAACGTCCACTTTCTCCCGCCTTGCCAAGCGGATCCCGCGAAACATCATTCCAAAAACTCGCCATATCTTCAGCTTCCAGGTCCAAGGAACAACTTGAGGCTGGACGTGCAGAGTGGCGGAAGCAAACTTGTCCCCATCAAAAGCAAGGTCACCCGTCACGAGAATATGAAATTCATAGTCCTCCGGCATGCCTTCATACCGGGAACGGAAATGCGGCGCGCCCAGTGATCCTTTGGGTGGGAGTATGTCCAATATCTTCATCACGGCGTTCTCCGTCAGCGCTTCTCTTTCAGCAAGTGCAGGATGTGCCCCCGCAGGCATTCCACGTGTTTTTTCAAGGAATACTTTTCCCAGACTTCGGCGTGGGCGGCCTTGCCGACCTTCCGACGCAATTCCGGCTCCAGAACAAGACGGGTCACGACGCGTTCGAACTCGTCGACCGTATTCACGAAAAACCCGGTCTCGCCGTCCCGGACCACGAGCTTTTCCGAGGCCGTGGGGTGGACCACGGCGGGCAGCCCGGCGGCCATGTAGCTCAGGACCTTGTTGGGATCCTTGAAGTGCTGCAAATTGGAGGTGTCCCGCCAACGAAAGGCGATGTCGGCCAACAGCATCTCACGGGGCCACGTCTCGTTGTCGAAGGTCCGGTATTCGATCCAGTCATGCTCGCCCTTTTGGTCCGTATCGTAGACCACCCGGCAGCCGTGCCTGTCCTTCAGGCGGCGCAACGCGGGCAGGATCGCTTCGTTCTGCGGCTGGTTCAGCGAGACCCCGGTCCAGTAGAGGACGACCCCGCGCGTGGCGTCGGTCGCTTCCTTGAAGTGAAGCTCGTTGTCGCCGTTGTATATCTGCCGGGGCACTTCGAGGGGCCGCATGCCCGCCCTGGCCACGACGTCAGCCAGCAGCGGGGTGGCGATGAAACAGCCGTCGACCAGGGAAAACCGTTTGGCCGCAGACCATTCCGTGGAAAAATACCGCAGCCTTTTCGCCAGCCGCAACACGGCGTTGTCTTCATATACGGACGGGTAGATAAACGTATCGTGATAATCCAAAATCAAAATCCGGCCGGCCGCCTTCAGCGCCTTGAGCAAACTCAATTCCGGAATATATTTGATGAATACGAGAATATCGTAGGACAACAGTTCCTGAAGATCAAAAGGTTCCCAATCGAAGCATCCGCATTCGAAACCATCATGCCGTGCGAGCTCGTCGGCCACCTTCACGCCAGCCTGAAAGAAAGAGTTGGAGGTGGTCTCCGGACCAAAGCCGACTCGGACAACGGATTTTTCATCAGCCACGGGCTGCTCCTTTTTTCAACATGCCGACTGCGACGGCCTCGTGCATCCGTCCGACCACGGCGTCCCAGGAATAACGGGACAGGGCCAGTTTGCGCCCTTCCGCGCCCAGCCGCCGCCGGACGTCCTCGTCGCCCATCAACTCCAGGCAACGCCGAGCAAAGGGCGCGGCCTCGTCCTCAATACACAGGTGGCGGCTGTTCTCGCACAGGATGCCCTCGCAGCCCAGCGTGGTGGAAAGCACGGCCTTCCCCATGGCAAAGGCCTCGAATATCTTGAGCCGGGTCCCGCCGCCGTAGCGCAGGGGCACGACCACCACCGAGGCCTCGCGGACAAAGGGGCGCACGTCGTCCACCGTACCGGTGACTATCACCCCAGCCGCCGGGGCGTGCAGGGCCTGAACGTCCGGGTGGGGGCTGCGCCCGACTATGGTGATGCGGGCCTCGGGCCGGACGGCCCGGATGGCGGGCAGGATGTCGCGGACGAACCACTTCATGCCGTCGATGTTCGGCATCCAGTCCATGGAACCGACGAAGACCAAGTTGTCCGCCCGTCCCGCAGG
It encodes the following:
- a CDS encoding glycosyltransferase family protein, whose amino-acid sequence is MDYHDTFIYPSVYEDNAVLRLAKRLRYFSTEWSAAKRFSLVDGCFIATPLLADVVARAGMRPLEVPRQIYNGDNELHFKEATDATRGVVLYWTGVSLNQPQNEAILPALRRLKDRHGCRVVYDTDQKGEHDWIEYRTFDNETWPREMLLADIAFRWRDTSNLQHFKDPNKVLSYMAAGLPAVVHPTASEKLVVRDGETGFFVNTVDEFERVVTRLVLEPELRRKVGKAAHAEVWEKYSLKKHVECLRGHILHLLKEKR
- a CDS encoding glycosyltransferase, with the translated sequence MKILDILPPKGSLGAPHFRSRYEGMPEDYEFHILVTGDLAFDGDKFASATLHVQPQVVPWTWKLKIWRVFGMMFRGIRLARREKVDVIISYDPLTLGIIGAVVKFFTGAKLIVEVNGHIKDAKAARLSGKRVGLIKRKLYNLIGNISLMSSDCVKLLDNEQFEEWYSVIKNKKIVMFHDYVPTSIFLPSNEDDNYLYCLGFPFYLKGVDILLKAFSLIQKDFPTTRLLVMGHCREPERSSWVARAAEIGNVEIHNPVNYEEVAQYIGKCTALVLPSRTEGVARVFLEAMATGKPCIGTNVGGTPNIIKDGVNGFVVPSEDYVALAESMKKLLSDPLMQKHMGEAGRKFIKTNFSDEMYVVNFAKMIDIVSDPNAPTHGLLLNGFEIDPATVNKQ